The Cohnella abietis genome has a segment encoding these proteins:
- a CDS encoding SIMPL domain-containing protein, producing the protein MGRHHLKVLVVAAAVVIGSVGLVRGGGDIVSAQSVPAVTSAAYTITVGATGTIKVEPDVAYLSLAVESQGSKALEAQQANADKFAAVEKTLYEKFSIDKKDVKTTGFGVQPDYDYTEKEGRVLKGYVAVHSVQVTYRKITEIGKLLDALTASGANRLDGVQFGTEKNDQYELEALKKAMANASKKANVLAASSNRKLKGVLNVVQGDVSNIPIVYGMEAAKAQMSDMLGGSSTSVQTGQIEIRANVTVQYEMK; encoded by the coding sequence ATGGGACGACATCATTTGAAGGTGCTAGTAGTTGCTGCTGCTGTAGTAATTGGATCTGTTGGATTGGTTAGAGGGGGTGGCGATATCGTTTCAGCACAGTCTGTACCTGCGGTAACATCGGCGGCCTATACGATCACTGTAGGAGCAACGGGGACAATTAAGGTAGAGCCAGATGTCGCTTATTTGAGCTTGGCAGTTGAATCTCAGGGATCGAAGGCTTTGGAAGCCCAGCAAGCGAATGCGGATAAGTTCGCTGCAGTAGAGAAGACGTTATACGAGAAGTTCTCAATCGATAAGAAGGATGTCAAAACAACAGGCTTTGGCGTTCAGCCGGACTATGATTACACAGAGAAGGAAGGGCGTGTGCTGAAGGGTTATGTTGCAGTTCACTCCGTTCAAGTGACGTACCGTAAGATTACAGAAATCGGTAAGCTACTCGATGCTCTAACGGCATCGGGCGCTAATCGATTGGATGGTGTACAATTCGGCACGGAGAAGAATGACCAATATGAGCTAGAGGCGCTTAAGAAAGCAATGGCTAATGCTTCGAAAAAAGCAAATGTACTTGCAGCCTCTTCCAACCGCAAATTAAAAGGGGTACTTAATGTTGTACAGGGAGATGTTTCTAACATCCCGATTGTGTATGGGATGGAAGCAGCTAAGGCGCAGATGAGTGATATGCTTGGTGGCTCATCCACATCCGTGCAAACGGGACAGATTGAGATCCGCGCGAATGTAACCGTGCAATACGAAATGAAGTAG
- the sda gene encoding sporulation histidine kinase inhibitor Sda, whose translation MPERSYPYLVTNTNEDNAPYRNINEGHIDMVAARRLSDKASLLRPLKDEHLLEVYREAKKMNLSDEFIELLEEALSIRQISHYKEA comes from the coding sequence ATGCCTGAACGGTCCTATCCGTACCTTGTGACCAATACAAATGAAGACAACGCGCCTTATCGAAACATCAATGAAGGCCACATCGACATGGTGGCTGCACGCAGATTAAGTGATAAAGCGTCATTGCTACGCCCATTGAAAGACGAACACCTTCTTGAGGTTTATAGGGAAGCCAAGAAAATGAACTTATCCGATGAATTCATTGAATTATTGGAAGAGGCACTCTCCATTCGCCAAATAAGTCATTACAAGGAAGCATAA
- the clpP gene encoding ATP-dependent Clp endopeptidase proteolytic subunit ClpP: protein MSFVPMVVEQTNRGERAYDIYSRLLKDRIVFLGTQVNDVVANSIIAQLLFLAAEDPEKDIHLYINSPGGSITSGMAIYDTMQFIKPDVSTICVGMAASMGAFLLAAGAKGKRFALPNSEVMIHQPLGGAEGQASDIEIRARRILKLRDKLNGILSERTGQPLERIEKDTDRDNFMEAEVAQQYGLIDKVIDKVV, encoded by the coding sequence ATGAGTTTTGTGCCTATGGTTGTCGAGCAAACCAACAGAGGAGAACGGGCGTACGACATCTATTCCCGCTTACTCAAAGATCGAATCGTATTTTTAGGTACTCAGGTGAATGACGTGGTTGCCAACTCTATCATCGCCCAGCTGCTGTTCCTAGCAGCCGAAGATCCAGAAAAAGACATCCACCTCTACATTAACAGCCCCGGCGGCTCCATCACTTCCGGTATGGCCATTTACGATACCATGCAGTTCATCAAACCAGATGTTTCTACAATCTGTGTCGGTATGGCCGCATCAATGGGAGCATTCCTGCTTGCAGCAGGCGCCAAAGGCAAGCGCTTCGCACTTCCTAATAGTGAAGTGATGATTCACCAGCCACTTGGTGGTGCAGAAGGTCAAGCCAGTGACATTGAAATTCGGGCTCGACGGATTCTGAAGCTAAGAGATAAATTGAATGGCATTCTGTCAGAACGTACAGGTCAGCCTTTGGAACGTATTGAGAAGGATACAGACCGCGACAATTTCATGGAAGCAGAAGTTGCCCAGCAGTATGGCCTCATCGACAAAGTAATCGACAAGGTCGTTTAA
- a CDS encoding sugar-binding transcriptional regulator, translating to MREIVEIQKKLLPDLLQVMEKRYQILHRVYMTGTIGRRTLASSVDMTERVLRTELEVLRAQGLLDTATAGMTLSDSGRQLVEDMEPIVKELFGLSDLEEKVRAAFGLNKVIIVAGDSDTSDHIKMELGMAGSRVLRDSLSPGDVVAVMGGSTMARMAAQFAMPSQLKENWFVPARGGLGESVDYQANTIASELAKRTGARYRMLHVPDHLSEEAYKTIMQDPNVSEVVDMIRGARIVVHGIGDAATMARRRKLNNETMDELVKDGALAEAFGYYFDRNGKVVHRMATAGLRLEDIEAAGIVIGIAGGKSKGEAIASVMRFGHDDILVTDEAGAIEALRHV from the coding sequence ATGCGGGAAATCGTTGAGATTCAGAAGAAGCTACTCCCTGATCTTCTGCAGGTGATGGAAAAAAGGTACCAAATTCTGCACCGGGTATACATGACGGGTACAATTGGTCGTCGCACGCTTGCTTCTAGCGTCGATATGACGGAGCGGGTGCTACGAACAGAGCTTGAGGTTCTACGTGCACAAGGGCTGTTAGATACAGCAACGGCGGGTATGACACTTAGCGATAGCGGACGCCAGCTTGTAGAAGATATGGAGCCGATCGTTAAGGAATTGTTCGGGCTATCGGATTTAGAAGAAAAGGTACGTGCAGCGTTCGGATTAAATAAGGTTATTATTGTAGCAGGCGACTCAGACACTTCCGACCATATTAAAATGGAGCTCGGAATGGCTGGAAGCCGAGTGCTACGGGATAGTCTTTCGCCAGGGGATGTCGTTGCGGTAATGGGTGGTTCTACGATGGCTCGCATGGCAGCGCAATTCGCAATGCCATCACAGCTGAAGGAAAACTGGTTCGTACCTGCTAGGGGCGGCTTGGGTGAAAGTGTTGACTATCAGGCAAATACAATTGCCTCGGAGTTAGCTAAGCGTACAGGAGCACGATATCGTATGCTCCACGTACCCGATCATCTAAGTGAGGAAGCATATAAGACGATCATGCAGGACCCTAATGTAAGTGAAGTGGTCGACATGATACGCGGTGCAAGGATTGTCGTACATGGCATTGGTGATGCTGCAACTATGGCAAGACGCCGTAAGCTCAATAATGAGACTATGGATGAGCTTGTAAAAGATGGAGCACTTGCGGAAGCCTTTGGTTACTATTTTGATCGTAACGGCAAAGTCGTACATCGAATGGCAACAGCTGGCTTGCGTCTGGAGGACATTGAAGCTGCGGGTATTGTCATCGGCATCGCAGGCGGGAAAAGCAAGGGCGAAGCGATCGCATCAGTTATGAGGTTTGGGCATGACGATATACTTGTTACGGATGAAGCTGGAGCTATAGAAGCTTTACGACATGTATAA
- the gap gene encoding type I glyceraldehyde-3-phosphate dehydrogenase, with protein MAVVKVGINGFGRIGRNVFRASLGNPNVEIVAINDLTDVNTLAHLLKYDTTHGKLDGTVEVGEGALIVNGRTVKVFAERDPGNLPWSSVGAEIVVESTGIFTAKEKAELHLKGGAKKVIISAPATNEDITIVMGVNNDKYDPSAHTIISNASCTTNCLAPFAKVLNDQFGIVKGMMNTIHSYTNDQSVLDLPHKDLRRARAAAENIIPSSTGAAKAVSLVLPELKGKLNGMSMRVPTPNVSVTDLVAELKVNVTVEEVNAALKAAADGPLKGILNYSEEPLVSSDYNGDPASSTIDSLSTMVVEGNMVKVISWYDNEWGYSNRVVDLAAFIASKGL; from the coding sequence ATGGCAGTAGTAAAAGTTGGTATTAACGGATTTGGACGTATTGGACGTAACGTATTCCGCGCATCTCTAGGCAACCCGAATGTAGAGATCGTTGCGATCAACGACCTGACTGACGTTAACACGCTTGCTCACCTTCTCAAATATGATACAACTCACGGCAAATTGGACGGAACGGTTGAAGTGGGCGAAGGCGCACTTATCGTAAACGGCAGAACAGTTAAAGTATTCGCTGAGCGTGATCCTGGTAACCTGCCTTGGTCTTCTGTAGGTGCTGAAATCGTTGTTGAATCTACAGGTATCTTTACTGCTAAAGAAAAAGCAGAGCTTCACTTGAAAGGCGGCGCGAAGAAAGTTATTATCTCCGCTCCTGCTACGAACGAAGACATCACTATCGTTATGGGCGTTAACAACGACAAATACGATCCATCTGCTCATACAATTATCTCTAACGCTTCTTGTACAACGAACTGCTTGGCACCATTCGCTAAAGTATTGAATGACCAATTCGGAATCGTTAAAGGCATGATGAACACAATCCATTCTTACACGAACGATCAAAGCGTTCTTGATCTTCCGCATAAGGATTTGCGTCGTGCTCGTGCAGCTGCTGAGAACATCATTCCTTCTTCCACGGGTGCTGCTAAGGCTGTTTCCCTTGTATTGCCTGAATTGAAAGGCAAATTGAACGGAATGTCCATGCGTGTTCCTACTCCGAACGTATCCGTAACGGATCTCGTTGCTGAGTTGAAAGTAAATGTTACAGTTGAAGAAGTTAACGCGGCTCTGAAAGCTGCTGCTGACGGTCCTCTTAAAGGAATTCTTAACTACTCCGAAGAGCCGCTTGTTTCTAGTGACTACAACGGCGATCCTGCTTCTTCCACAATCGATTCATTGTCCACAATGGTTGTAGAAGGCAACATGGTTAAAGTTATTTCTTGGTATGACAACGAGTGGGGCTATTCCAACCGCGTTGTTGACTTGGCTGCTTTTATTGCAAGCAAAGGTCTATAA
- a CDS encoding phosphoglycerate kinase, which yields MNKKSVREVDVAGKKVFVRVDFNVPLENGVITDDTRIRETLPTIKYLIENGAKVILASHLGRPKGEVVEGLRLTAVAARLSELLGKPVSKSDEVVGASVTAQVAELNDGDVLLLENVRFHPGEESNDSELAKAFADLADLFVNDAFGAAHRAHASTEGIAHHIPAVSGLLMEKELDVLGKALHNPERPFTAIVGGSKVKDKIDVINKMIEIADNIIIGGGLTYTFLKAQGKEIGLSLCDDSKLELTLEFVEKAKKLGKNLYLPIDIVIADDFKVDANKDIVDIDHIPVGWEGVDIGPKTREIYAEVIKNSKLVVWNGPMGVFELEPFSHGTRAVAQACATTDAYTIIGGGDSAAAAEKFKLADQMNHISTGGGASLEFMEGKVLPGVVALNDK from the coding sequence TTGAACAAGAAAAGCGTAAGAGAAGTCGATGTTGCAGGGAAGAAAGTATTTGTTCGGGTTGACTTTAACGTACCGCTTGAGAATGGCGTTATTACTGATGACACTCGTATTCGCGAGACATTGCCTACAATCAAGTACTTGATCGAGAATGGCGCAAAGGTTATCCTGGCTAGTCACTTAGGTCGTCCTAAAGGCGAAGTCGTTGAGGGTCTTCGTTTGACTGCTGTTGCTGCTCGTCTTTCTGAACTGCTAGGTAAGCCAGTTAGCAAGTCTGACGAAGTTGTTGGCGCTAGTGTAACGGCTCAAGTAGCTGAGCTGAATGATGGCGATGTATTGCTGCTTGAAAATGTACGGTTCCACCCAGGTGAAGAGAGCAACGATTCCGAATTGGCCAAAGCTTTCGCTGACTTGGCTGATTTGTTCGTGAACGACGCATTTGGCGCTGCTCACCGGGCACATGCTTCTACTGAAGGCATCGCGCATCACATTCCAGCAGTGTCTGGCTTGTTGATGGAGAAAGAGCTGGATGTACTGGGTAAAGCTTTGCACAATCCTGAGCGTCCTTTCACGGCAATCGTTGGTGGGTCTAAGGTTAAGGACAAAATCGATGTTATCAATAAGATGATTGAGATTGCAGATAATATTATTATTGGCGGCGGGCTGACTTACACTTTCCTGAAAGCTCAAGGAAAAGAAATCGGCCTTTCGTTGTGTGATGATTCCAAGCTGGAACTGACGCTGGAGTTTGTTGAGAAGGCGAAGAAGCTTGGTAAGAACCTTTACTTGCCGATTGATATCGTTATTGCTGATGACTTCAAAGTAGATGCTAACAAAGACATCGTTGATATTGATCACATTCCTGTTGGCTGGGAAGGCGTAGATATCGGACCTAAAACGCGTGAAATTTACGCTGAAGTGATTAAGAATTCCAAGCTTGTTGTATGGAACGGACCGATGGGCGTATTTGAATTAGAGCCATTCTCCCACGGTACACGTGCAGTAGCTCAAGCTTGTGCTACTACTGATGCTTACACGATCATTGGCGGTGGAGATTCTGCTGCTGCGGCTGAGAAGTTTAAGCTTGCTGATCAAATGAACCATATTTCTACAGGTGGCGGAGCTTCGCTGGAATTCATGGAAGGTAAAGTCCTTCCGGGCGTTGTAGCCCTAAACGACAAATAG
- the tpiA gene encoding triose-phosphate isomerase: MSRTPIIAGNWKMFKTAGEATAFVAEVKGKAEVAGVESVICAPFTALPALIEAVKGTTIKVGAQNLHFEDNGAYTGEISGVFLKDLGVHYVIIGHSERRQYFAESDEIVNKKAHAAFRHGLTPIICVGEKLEEREAGQTKEVVRVQTEGGLAGLTAEQVAESVIAYEPIWAIGTGKSSTSEDANEVTSYIRGVVAGLFSAEVADKVRIQYGGSVKPNTVAEYMGQSDIDGALVGGASLEPASFVALVEGAK; encoded by the coding sequence ATGAGCAGAACACCAATTATTGCGGGTAACTGGAAAATGTTCAAAACAGCTGGCGAAGCTACTGCTTTCGTTGCTGAGGTTAAAGGCAAAGCTGAGGTTGCTGGAGTAGAGAGCGTGATCTGCGCTCCGTTTACTGCACTTCCTGCTTTGATTGAAGCTGTTAAAGGCACGACGATCAAAGTCGGTGCACAAAACCTTCATTTCGAAGACAATGGCGCTTATACAGGCGAAATCAGCGGTGTATTCCTGAAGGATCTTGGCGTTCATTACGTCATCATCGGTCACTCGGAGCGTCGTCAATATTTTGCTGAATCGGATGAGATCGTGAACAAGAAAGCCCACGCGGCATTCCGTCATGGCCTTACTCCAATTATCTGTGTTGGCGAGAAGCTTGAAGAGCGTGAAGCTGGCCAGACAAAAGAAGTTGTACGCGTTCAAACAGAAGGCGGGCTCGCAGGATTGACTGCTGAGCAGGTTGCTGAATCCGTTATTGCTTATGAGCCAATCTGGGCAATCGGGACTGGTAAATCCTCCACTTCTGAAGATGCAAACGAAGTAACTAGCTACATCCGTGGCGTTGTGGCTGGACTGTTCAGTGCTGAAGTAGCTGATAAGGTTCGCATTCAATACGGCGGAAGCGTTAAGCCGAACACAGTAGCTGAATATATGGGTCAATCCGATATCGACGGTGCTTTGGTTGGTGGCGCTAGCCTTGAGCCAGCTTCCTTCGTGGCGTTAGTCGAAGGGGCGAAGTAA
- the gpmI gene encoding 2,3-bisphosphoglycerate-independent phosphoglycerate mutase has translation MTAPRPVALIILDGFGLRETTHGNAVAQANKPNFDRLWNTFPHTTLTACGEAVGLPEGQMGNSEVGHLNIGSGRIVYQDLTRISKSIRDEDFYDNSTLLGAVQHAKANNKKLHLYGLVSDGGVHSHIAHLFALLELAKKEGLEQVYIHAFLDGRDVSPDSAVGYLTQLQGKIEELGVGQVATIQGRYYAMDRDKRWERTEKSYRAMVYGDGPTAVDPIQAVKESYEKSVYDEFVLPTVIVGADGKPVGLVESEDAVIFFNFRPDRAIQLSNVFTNEDFRGFDRGDNFPKNLYFVCMTLFAETVGGFVAYKPKELDNTLGEVLVQHGKKQLRIAETEKYPHVTFFFSGGRDHVLEGETRILINSPKVATYDLQPEMSIYEVTSSLLKEIEAEHHDAIILNFANADMVGHSGMLEPTIKAVEATDECLGRVVEAVTAKGGVCVIIADHGNADMVIDDNERPFTAHTTNPVPCIVTEAGHTLRDGGILADVAPTILKLMQLPQPEQMTGKSLF, from the coding sequence ATGACAGCTCCGAGACCGGTTGCGCTTATTATTCTCGATGGCTTTGGCCTTCGTGAGACCACTCATGGTAATGCCGTTGCCCAAGCCAACAAACCGAACTTTGATCGTTTATGGAACACGTTTCCCCATACAACGCTAACGGCTTGCGGGGAAGCAGTCGGACTACCGGAAGGACAAATGGGTAATTCCGAGGTCGGACATCTTAACATCGGCTCAGGCCGGATCGTGTATCAGGATTTGACTCGTATTTCTAAATCGATTCGCGATGAGGACTTTTACGATAATTCCACTTTACTCGGTGCGGTACAGCATGCGAAAGCCAACAACAAGAAGCTTCATTTGTACGGCTTAGTATCCGATGGTGGTGTTCATAGCCACATCGCTCATCTATTCGCGCTATTGGAGCTGGCTAAGAAGGAAGGCTTGGAGCAAGTGTACATCCATGCTTTCCTCGATGGTCGTGATGTGTCGCCAGACAGTGCGGTTGGTTACTTAACTCAATTGCAAGGCAAGATTGAAGAGCTTGGTGTAGGACAAGTTGCTACAATCCAGGGTCGGTATTACGCGATGGATCGTGACAAGCGCTGGGAGCGGACAGAGAAATCTTACCGCGCAATGGTGTATGGAGATGGCCCGACGGCAGTAGATCCGATTCAAGCCGTGAAGGAATCTTACGAGAAGTCCGTATATGATGAGTTCGTCCTGCCGACAGTAATCGTAGGAGCAGATGGAAAGCCAGTCGGACTGGTTGAGTCTGAGGATGCGGTTATTTTCTTCAACTTCCGCCCTGACCGTGCTATACAATTATCTAATGTTTTCACGAATGAAGATTTCCGTGGCTTCGATCGTGGAGATAATTTCCCTAAAAACCTGTATTTCGTCTGCATGACGCTTTTTGCGGAAACCGTAGGCGGGTTTGTTGCGTATAAGCCTAAGGAACTTGATAACACTTTAGGTGAAGTTCTAGTACAGCATGGTAAAAAACAGCTCAGAATTGCCGAAACGGAAAAGTACCCGCACGTTACGTTCTTTTTTAGTGGTGGACGGGATCACGTTCTGGAAGGCGAAACTCGCATACTCATCAATTCACCGAAGGTTGCCACTTATGACCTTCAGCCAGAGATGAGCATTTACGAGGTAACGAGCTCGTTGCTGAAGGAAATCGAAGCGGAGCATCATGACGCGATTATCCTTAACTTCGCTAATGCGGACATGGTTGGTCACTCGGGTATGCTTGAGCCGACGATTAAAGCGGTAGAAGCAACAGATGAGTGCCTAGGTCGCGTAGTTGAAGCAGTAACTGCCAAAGGTGGAGTTTGCGTCATTATTGCCGATCATGGCAATGCAGACATGGTTATCGACGATAACGAGCGTCCTTTCACGGCGCATACGACGAACCCTGTTCCTTGTATCGTGACAGAAGCGGGTCATACGCTTCGTGATGGCGGTATTCTTGCGGACGTCGCACCGACGATTCTCAAGCTCATGCAGCTTCCACAGCCAGAGCAAATGACAGGTAAGTCCTTGTTTTAA
- the eno gene encoding phosphopyruvate hydratase → MTIISDVYAREVLDSRGNPTVEVEVRLESGALGRAIVPSGASTGAHEAVELRDGDKDRYLGKGVLKAVDNVNTIIAPELIGYDALEQVVIDQKMIEIDGTHNKAKLGANAILAVSIATARAAAEALDVPLYTYLGGFNAKTLPVPMMNIINGGAHADNNVDVQEFMVLPVGAPTFAEALRMGAEIFHSLKGVLNKKGLNTAVGDEGGFAPNFASNEEAITTVIEAIEKAGFKPGVDVFLGMDVASTEFFKDGKYHLEGEGKSYTPAEFVDLLASWADKYPIITIEDGCSEDDWEGWKLLTEKLGGKIQLVGDDLFVTNTERLADGIEKGVGNSILVKVNQIGTLTETFDAIEMAKRAGYTAVISHRSGESEDSTIADIAVATNAGQIKTGAPSRSDRVAKYNQLLRIEDNLGTTAIYAGKKAFYNLRNFK, encoded by the coding sequence ATGACAATTATTTCTGATGTTTACGCACGCGAAGTATTGGACTCCCGGGGAAATCCGACAGTTGAGGTTGAAGTTCGTTTGGAATCCGGTGCTTTAGGCCGCGCTATCGTTCCATCCGGCGCCTCCACAGGTGCTCATGAAGCAGTTGAGCTTCGTGATGGCGACAAAGACCGTTATCTAGGTAAAGGCGTACTTAAAGCGGTTGATAACGTTAATACAATCATCGCTCCTGAACTTATCGGATACGATGCTCTTGAGCAAGTTGTAATCGATCAAAAAATGATCGAAATCGACGGAACTCATAACAAAGCTAAGCTGGGAGCTAACGCTATCCTTGCAGTATCCATTGCAACAGCTCGTGCAGCTGCAGAAGCTCTTGATGTTCCTTTGTACACTTACCTCGGCGGCTTCAATGCGAAAACATTGCCAGTTCCAATGATGAACATCATCAACGGTGGCGCTCACGCGGACAACAATGTTGACGTACAAGAATTCATGGTATTGCCAGTTGGCGCACCTACATTCGCTGAAGCTCTTCGTATGGGCGCAGAAATTTTCCACTCCCTTAAGGGCGTATTGAACAAAAAAGGTCTTAACACTGCTGTAGGCGATGAGGGTGGATTCGCTCCTAACTTCGCTTCCAACGAAGAAGCAATCACGACTGTTATCGAAGCGATCGAAAAAGCAGGCTTCAAGCCAGGCGTTGACGTATTCCTTGGTATGGACGTTGCTTCTACAGAGTTTTTCAAAGACGGTAAATACCACCTCGAAGGCGAAGGCAAGTCCTACACGCCTGCTGAGTTCGTTGATCTGCTTGCTAGCTGGGCAGACAAATACCCTATCATCACAATCGAAGATGGTTGCTCCGAAGATGACTGGGAAGGTTGGAAATTGCTTACTGAGAAATTGGGCGGCAAAATCCAACTCGTTGGAGACGATTTGTTCGTAACGAACACTGAGCGTCTTGCTGATGGTATCGAAAAAGGCGTAGGTAACTCCATTCTAGTTAAAGTTAACCAAATCGGTACTTTGACAGAAACTTTCGATGCTATCGAAATGGCGAAACGCGCTGGCTACACAGCTGTTATCTCTCACCGTTCCGGCGAATCCGAAGACAGCACAATCGCTGACATCGCAGTTGCTACTAATGCAGGTCAGATCAAAACGGGCGCACCTTCCCGTTCCGACCGTGTTGCGAAATACAACCAATTGCTTCGCATCGAAGACAACTTGGGAACTACTGCGATCTATGCAGGCAAAAAGGCGTTCTACAACCTTAGAAACTTCAAGTAA
- a CDS encoding LysR family transcriptional regulator: protein MDIRSIKTFQTIVKYGSFQRAAEELQYVQSTITLHIQKLEKDIGQKLLTRGKKIQLTEAGRLFLEKSVTLLKEYDFLYHSMVGLTSGEIGVIRIGVMEPTASYRMPHIMKAFMQKYPLVQVSIQIGNTAALNQMLEDDVIDIALCTTPESAQNHIFEPLFVEQVGLLMHKTHPLANQDTIYLRDMKDSDILITTSGCPYRKKLESSLLEKGGLPYHSIEIGNMSALKFYVQADFGLAVVPIITADPIPENTVLKAVYDLNYGLVTGILRKKEPLTLSTATENFLEILKEKIRMEHPPLVI from the coding sequence ATGGATATTCGCAGCATTAAAACCTTTCAGACTATTGTCAAATACGGCAGCTTTCAGCGCGCTGCCGAGGAGCTTCAATACGTCCAATCTACGATTACATTGCATATACAGAAGCTGGAGAAGGATATTGGGCAGAAGCTGCTGACGAGAGGGAAGAAGATTCAGCTTACTGAGGCTGGAAGATTATTTTTGGAGAAATCAGTCACTTTGTTGAAGGAGTACGATTTTCTTTACCATTCGATGGTGGGGTTAACAAGCGGTGAGATTGGAGTCATTCGAATCGGAGTAATGGAGCCAACGGCAAGCTACAGAATGCCGCACATTATGAAAGCATTTATGCAAAAATATCCGCTTGTTCAGGTCAGCATTCAGATCGGAAATACAGCGGCCTTAAATCAAATGCTAGAGGATGATGTCATTGATATTGCCCTCTGCACAACTCCGGAAAGTGCCCAGAACCATATCTTCGAGCCTTTGTTTGTTGAACAGGTTGGTTTGCTTATGCACAAAACCCATCCTTTGGCTAATCAAGACACCATCTATTTACGCGATATGAAGGATTCGGACATTCTTATTACAACCTCAGGCTGCCCTTATCGCAAGAAGCTGGAATCCTCCCTGCTGGAGAAAGGTGGACTCCCCTACCACAGCATCGAAATCGGTAACATGTCCGCGCTCAAATTTTATGTTCAGGCAGATTTCGGACTAGCCGTCGTACCGATCATTACAGCTGATCCCATCCCTGAGAATACCGTACTCAAAGCTGTTTATGACCTTAATTATGGCCTTGTAACTGGGATTCTGAGAAAGAAGGAGCCTCTCACCCTTAGCACGGCTACTGAAAACTTTCTAGAGATACTCAAAGAGAAGATCCGCATGGAGCACCCTCCGCTAGTTATTTAA